The sequence AGCCCATAATTTAAAAGCTATTTCAAAGCTATTACAATTAGCAAGCACCTTCAAAGTACGTTTGGCGTGCAAACTCCACGGGTTATAATAACAAAGCAACCATTCTTGTAACCAATGAAAGTACTGTGATCGATTAGAGAACGAATGTAAAACGTTTGTATTAAGACTATAAGATATATAGCTATTATTTATTAAACGCACTAAATTAATCTTTAAGTGAGCTTCATTTGCTAGGCATGAATTATTTCCAATATTATTTGTAGCATTGGCAATAAAGTTGATTTGCTTTACTTGCTTTTTATTAACACCAGATGCCACAGCACTGTTATATGCGTCAGCCGTTTCCGTTTTtagtaaagtttttgtttttatttttttattctcagtTTTTTCAACTGAAGCCACTGTTTTTTGCTGGAATTCGGAGTAGGGGGCACGAGGTATACGATCTCCCACGTTTAAACACCCGCAACGATGATGTTTCCCTTCGACCACATTGCAAGCTGAGCAACAACTAGCTAGACATTTTTGGGAGCCAACTCTTGAGAGCGCTTGTTGAGAATTTATTGCTGAAATCGGACTGTGCTCGGCAGGCCAGTCAAAAGCTGCATTGTTTTCGTTATTCATACATATTATTTGGTGTTTTGTTCGCTGTTGTGTTGATCGTGTTAAGTGGTTTGCTTTGGGCACTGCGCTGAGCGAATTGGAATGATCAACAGATGGTTGCGACTCTCTCTGATGGTAGAGCAAATGTTTTGTCATCACATTTTTCTTAAATGCGTCCACCATCACATCGAAACGACTTTCCATTTGCTCACTAACAACACGAGCATTACTACTGGAATCAGAGTGtgagtttattttattcataagcGTTGCATTTTTGAATTCACCTTTTTTATCAGTGACTGGAAAATTAGTCATAGTTTCTGCTAAATGAGAGGGGAACGCCTTCAAACTACAATTGTTATAACTCGAACTAGAGACGCAATATGCATGTAATAGTACATTTTTTGAGGGAATACTTTTTGGAATGCACGAAGTAAAGTCCCCATCATCAAATAATGCATCATGAGCGTGATAATTGTAAACCTGCTTACGTAATAATTTCATCCAATAACAAACACTATTGGACAATGGCAATGCAAGCTTGGTATCACTCGGTAgattaacatttttatctgGAATGCATTGTGGATTGAAGTCTAAAAGGGGGGGTTGCGATATGTGTGATTGCCTTCTCGAAGAAATCAAAGCGTTTTTGATTGCCGGTGGTGAATGAAATTCTTTAGTGTTTGTGAAACAAATAGAATCTAATTTGGATGCTTGTAGCTGGTCTTGGGAGTTGGATCTAAACATACGCAATGTATCTACTGTTACTGTAGTAGTGTCACTGTCAATGCTTTCACAATATTTTAAACGACCGTAAATATGCTGGTCACTAGTAGAAATCTCAGCGAAATGTTTTTGGGCTTGTTTCAATTCGCATATTCTTTGTATATCAAAGGTTTCATTTGTACGAAAAACGTTATTGGATCCATCCACGTGATGGATAATATCCAGTTGAGTAAGTTTTTTTCTGCCGTGTTCTGGACCACTTGGAAAACGTTGATTGGTTTTTACACCTCTCTTCAACGATCCAAAAATGCCACtaataagtttttgtttattaaatgatttcaattttgatatttttgtgggAATTTGATCTTTTTTGGAAGCAGCAACTGCCAATTgcatttcttcaaaaatattgggtgtcattttattttcgttCGCTAAACAGATCTCACATGCATCTGTATTATACAAAGCAGAGCATTTGACGcagacattttcataaatattctcACCAGTATTCACATAAATTTGATCGCTTTCTTCTAAATGCCGCAACTGGTTATTCCTCAGTCCTCCAACAACACATgaacaaaaattacataaatagctttttgcttcaaaaacgcCGTAACCACATCCACGACACAAATTCTCATATATAGTATCCGGCTTTTCGATAGttcgaaataattttcttaGTACAAATTTTTGGTCTGAGAGCAAATCGTGCTTCATATTTTCATAGATGGGTTGGTTTTGCTCAATAACTCCAGGTTGTAAGCCATAAATCATGTATTTGCTATCCATACTCGAAACGTTACTCTCGTGATAATTACTTTTGTTTACTTCGCACGTTTTCTTATCCCCCATTCTTAAAATACAACTGCTTTCCAAGTTCAATCCCATTTTATCAactgaaacatttttctttatttttcctttaCCATTAAGGAAAGCACCGTCATCTCTTTTTCCTTCCCACATTTTGTAGTTAGATATCTGCTTCTTTTCTGAAAACTAGTTCATAATTATAATCAAAAGCTCATATTACTCGTCATTATTCAGACAGATTTCATATGCACATGAGTAAGTAGACCTTTGAGTTACTACAATCGAAGCAAGTAGCCTTCCAAGATTTCTATTTGCAACCATTTAAAAagttacataaattaaaaacaaaaaaaccaattaaaattcaattaatataCTTTTCACTCAGGGAAAATTATAACTCTCGcttattatttgttttgcttaATATTAACAATTACTGGGATGAGTTTTTAAACTCAGAAAATAACCAGAATTCCAAGAAACAATATTTCAAGAAAACACGAAAactaatatgtaaatacatacatatctacatttatatatacacatatatatgtatatatatatatatatacttgccCAACTCTCTTTTTACACAGtcttttttacacgattttgaaTTAACACGGTTCACTAAATTTTCCTTCTTGGACGAATCTCAAGTcgaaaaataatacaaactaaTTAGTAAAATAATATCTTCTTAGGTACAAATTtttcacgtacatatatacgagtacatgcaTACCTTCAAAAACGAtgcaataaatacattttagaactaaccattaaaatttcaacgtaATTTTTAGGCCGCGTGTAGCTGGATAACAAGTATTGTACATGGGGGAGCAAAATTAGAtatccaatttagtttttgaatcatttttttactggataaacaaatttttaatgatgAAATTCTTTATTTGGCCTTTACGCCCTCCATTGCTTGTAGGTTTGTATACTAtggctgtctagttcacaagtgtaaaATACGCCCGACGTACAACGCCATTTGGAAAATTAGAagttttccgatagggtgattaattttgcgccaccttgtataaacaaCTTGAGACAGTAAAAAACCAACAGAAATCATTAATACTCGTAGTTTGAATAAAACCCGACAGATGGGCTGGACTTATCTGATGTAGTATCTGACATATCTATGTACTGATGATAACATGTTTGGTCTAGGCTGTAGTAAACGTGCACGCTTGCTCTCATTAtcatattgatttttattcctaatagttttttgtaataaaaatgatatttattcCTAAtggttttttgtaataaaaatgattttgatatttatctGATTTGGATTTCATTattacgtggttttttgggaaaatatttaggGGTTTTCTCCTTAGTCGCTCTTTTAAAATTGTGCA comes from Anastrepha ludens isolate Willacy chromosome 3, idAnaLude1.1, whole genome shotgun sequence and encodes:
- the LOC128856786 gene encoding uncharacterized protein LOC128856786 isoform X2, producing MWEGKRDDGAFLNGKGKIKKNVSVDKMGLNLESSCILRMGDKKTCEVNKSNYHESNVSSMDSKYMIYGLQPGVIEQNQPIYENMKHDLLSDQKFVLRKLFRTIEKPDTIYENLCRGCGYGVFEAKSYLCNFCSCVVGGLRNNQLRHLEESDQIYVNTGENIYENVCVKCSALYNTDACEICLANENKMTPNIFEEMQLAVAASKKDQIPTKISKLKSFNKQKLISGIFGSLKRGVKTNQRFPSGPEHGRKKLTQLDIIHHVDGSNNVFRTNETFDIQRICELKQAQKHFAEISTSDQHIYGRLKYCESIDSDTTTVTVDTLRMFRSNSQDQLQASKLDSICFTNTKEFHSPPAIKNALISSRRQSHISQPPLLDFNPQCIPDKNVNLPSDTKLALPLSNSVCYWMKLLRKQVYNYHAHDALFDDGDFTSCIPKSIPSKNVLLHAYCVSSSSYNNCSLKAFPSHLAETMTNFPVTDKKGEFKNATLMNKINSHSDSSSNARVVSEQMESRFDVMVDAFKKNVMTKHLLYHQRESQPSVDHSNSLSAVPKANHLTRSTQQRTKHQIICMNNENNAAFDWPAEHSPISAINSQQALSRVGSQKCLASCCSACNVVEGKHHRCGCLNVGDRIPRAPYSEFQQKTVASVEKTENKKIKTKTLLKTETADAYNSAVASGVNKKQVKQINFIANATNNIGNNSCLANEAHLKINLVRLINNSYISYSLNTNVLHSFSNRSQYFHWLQEWLLCYYNPWSLHAKRTLKVLANCNSFEIAFKLWAILCESVPRHKSMWKYDKQGAGVCNGKAPISGANAQVVMKYNRMAMQSELENVAVFDEKNSENLCVKKIVGTNSPMKTNDEVVLRIKSKESLERSKKAQGKFLDLDKNVAELNEQGLKQEGRSDNCDENIEVRLGSFNEKAIVSCETKSPNGNEEQQKEEDIYQPIWKFQTVGEAHESYDSDPEYYDANSRSTSSKSSLVKQQVIPYDSSIPSLLTSDNVEDHGEWETDDEFMFSKIVDGCCVAKDTTPSQTLHSSVTQGSNTKTSSNTNVASSANFNFEHPQLRAVCIFFSLTEPNIRAIIYDYKRAQASQYFSKNAQVHPITENRSKTVPITPINYLWKSSSIDRVMDLPRKNSTCSTTKITSQSGEALSVFNLKSVNAWKLNLLNISDAEDEEDLIVSENEILRSQIFKEEPEKPASVKPTTLQRFKSASFGNLLEIPNEDDKKSITERMRNK
- the LOC128856786 gene encoding uncharacterized protein LOC128856786 isoform X1 gives rise to the protein MWEGKRDDGAFLNGKGKIKKNVSVDKMGLNLESSCILRMGDKKTCEVNKSNYHESNVSSMDSKYMIYGLQPGVIEQNQPIYENMKHDLLSDQKFVLRKLFRTIEKPDTIYENLCRGCGYGVFEAKSYLCNFCSCVVGGLRNNQLRHLEESDQIYVNTGENIYENVCVKCSALYNTDACEICLANENKMTPNIFEEMQLAVAASKKDQIPTKISKLKSFNKQKLISGIFGSLKRGVKTNQRFPSGPEHGRKKLTQLDIIHHVDGSNNVFRTNETFDIQRICELKQAQKHFAEISTSDQHIYGRLKYCESIDSDTTTVTVDTLRMFRSNSQDQLQASKLDSICFTNTKEFHSPPAIKNALISSRRQSHISQPPLLDFNPQCIPDKNVNLPSDTKLALPLSNSVCYWMKLLRKQVYNYHAHDALFDDGDFTSCIPKSIPSKNVLLHAYCVSSSSYNNCSLKAFPSHLAETMTNFPVTDKKGEFKNATLMNKINSHSDSSSNARVVSEQMESRFDVMVDAFKKNVMTKHLLYHQRESQPSVDHSNSLSAVPKANHLTRSTQQRTKHQIICMNNENNAAFDWPAEHSPISAINSQQALSRVGSQKCLASCCSACNVVEGKHHRCGCLNVGDRIPRAPYSEFQQKTVASVEKTENKKIKTKTLLKTETADAYNSAVASGVNKKQVKQINFIANATNNIGNNSCLANEAHLKINLVRLINNSYISYSLNTNVLHSFSNRSQYFHWLQEWLLCYYNPWSLHAKRTLKVLANCNSFEIAFKLWAILCESVPRHKSMWKYDKQGAGVCNGKAPISGANAQVVMKYNRMAMQSELENVAVFDEKNSENLCVKKIVGTNSPMKTNDEVVLRIKSKESLERSKKAQGKFLDLDKNVAELNEQGLKQEGRSDNCDENIEVRLGSFNEKAIVSCETKSPNGNEEQQKEEDIYQPIWKFQTVGEAHESYDSDPEYYDANSRSTSSKSSLVKQQVIPYDSSIPSLLTSDNVEDHGEWETDDEFMFSKIVDGCCVAKDTTPSQTLHSSVTQGSNTKTSSNTNVASSANFNFEHPQLRAVCIFFSLTEPNIRAIIYDYKRAQASQYFSKNAQVHPITENRSKTVPITPINYLWKSSSIDRVMDLPRKNSTCSTTKITSQSGEALSVFNLKSVNAWKLNLLNISDAEDEEDLIVSENEILRSQIFKEEPEKPASVKPTTLQRFKSASFGNLLEIPNEDDKKSITERMRNKLQRGVFKLNMRSPKSEKKRNGIFRPVKTGSLYLEEGMRPKFPIFCASLEQLEMNESINPNVPRFVVDCVSYIERKDCILQDGLYRASGNKVAIDELKQKLSESYIYDSKLLVADDIHTITSLLKQFFRELSSPLIPQPIYDRIGRNCSDAAGIEMLRDVLEEIPEPNHATLKFLIRHLKNVAACSMENRMPASNLAIVWGPCIFSSNQMVFVDIGRMNTLTKLLIENYEYIFRENERLVN